A window of the Pecten maximus chromosome 19, xPecMax1.1, whole genome shotgun sequence genome harbors these coding sequences:
- the LOC117318190 gene encoding monocarboxylate transporter 12-like — MQHHSRMKAVEQSVGDTTDETSDCEKSVQPPDGGRGWVVTISSFFICMVVDGVNGIFGIFYPELLSAFGGSKGKTQISSSAMFGTLLVLAPVSGVLMEKYGHRKVAICGGLISSTGLFLSTFSPNLDVMILLYGFVGGFGMALLYPTSLVVVGMYFEKRRALATGIAVSGSGIGTLVFAPLSEILLETYGWRGTIWLMSAVVLNTVVCGSFYRPIGRQESMTAKSETTKKNCILNVFDLSLLTYPVFILHAFSGFLYSIAYNIPLSYLPAQAKFVEISSQESALLISIIGISGTISRILIGYISDKRCVNTLVLNSTMLMIGGLATCFVPYYTTFSALSLYSATYGAVAATFVSVMTINLVKLMGLQNLPRTLGLYFLCMGIGSFIGSPVAGALSETSRNYNNAFYFGGVAMGLAGLVSLPLTHLANRKQNRTADINGFTNRSFTLEQITSISLKSLKHVSYTST; from the exons AACAATCGGTTGGGGATACAACCGACGAAACATCAGATTGTGAGAAGTCCGTCCAGCCACCCGACGGCGGACGGGGATGGGTTGTGACTATTTCCAGTTTCTTCATCTGTATGGTGGTAGATGGCGTCAATGggatttttggtatattttacccGGAATTATTATCTGCCTTTGGTGGAAGCAAAGGAAAGACACAAATAAGCAGCTCTGCTATGTTCGGAACACTTCTCGTATTAG CACCTGTAAGTGGAGTCCTGATGGAGAAATACGGTCATCGGAAGGTGGCAATCTGTGGAGGATTAATCTCCAGTACCGGATTATTTCTCTCCACGTTTTCACCCAACCTGGACGTCATGATCCTGCTGTATGGATTCGTTGggg GGTTTGGAATGGCCTTACTCTATCCCACGTCACTAGTCGTCGTTGGCATGTACTTCGAAAAACGAAGAGCTCTTGCAACTGGGATAGCAGTGTCCGGATCTGGAATTGGTACCTTGGTGTTCGCCCCTCTTAGTGAGATTCTTCTGGAGACGTATGGCTGGCGCGGGACAATATGGTTAATGTCAGCTGTTGTTCTCAACACTGTGGTTTGTGGTTCATTTTACAGACCTATTGGTAGACAAGAAAGTATGACAGCCAAGTCTGAAACCACGAAGAAAAATTGTATACTGAATGTATTCGATTTATCGTTGCTGACATACCCAGTTTTCATACTACACGCCTTTTCAGGTTTTCTTTATTCGATAG CTTATAACATTCCGTTAAGCTACCTGCCAGCACAGgccaagtttgttgaaatatcATCACAGGAAAGTGCCCTTTTGATTTCTATCATCGGGATATCAGGCACTATATCACGTATTCTGATTGGTTACATATCAGACAAACGTTGTGTTAACACCCTCGTCCTGAACAGTACAATGCTGATGATTGGTGGTTTAGCAACCTGTTTCGTTCCATATTACACAACGTTTAGCGCCCTTTCTTTGTATTCAGCTACATATGGAGCAGTTGcag CAACCTTTGTCTCTGTGATGACTATCAACCTGGTGAAACTGATGGGATTACAAAACCTGCCCCGTACACTTGGATTATATTTTCTGTGTATGGGGATTGGATCATTCATCGGATCTCCAGTAGCAG GTGCTTTGTCGGAAACATCCAGAAATTACAATAATGCCTTTTATTTCGGTGGAGTCGCCATGGGGTTAGCAGGCTTAGTTAGTTTGCCACTTACTCACTTGGCTAATCGGAAACAAAACAGGACTGCCGACATCAACGGATTTACCAACAGGAGTTTTACCCTTGAACAGATAACATCTATTTCTCTGAAGTCATtaaaacatgtatcatacaCATCAACATGA